One Anolis carolinensis isolate JA03-04 chromosome 4, rAnoCar3.1.pri, whole genome shotgun sequence DNA window includes the following coding sequences:
- the zbtb37 gene encoding zinc finger and BTB domain-containing protein 37, which translates to MDKSGNIQLEIPDFSNSVLSHLNQLRMQGRLCDIVVNVQGQAFRAHKVVLAASSPYFRDHMSLNEMSTVSISVIKNPTVFEHLLSFCYTGRICLQLADIISYLTAASFLQMQHIIDKCTQILEGIHFKINVSEVEAELSQTRAKHQERPPDSHRASPSLNHSLSPHHSTPKGSRMGQVSTVLDIRELSPPGESTSPQIIEQSSDAESREPILRINRAGQWYVETGVADHGGQGDDDVKVLGAVRIKTENLEEWLGTENQPSGEDGSSAEEVTAMVIDTTGHGSMGQESYTLGSSGAKVARPTSTEIDRFSPSGSVVTVNERYRSKSESPWRVDEPKQHSSQVEDSAIVGVSGYVEYLREQEVSERWFRYNPRLTCIYCAKSFNQKGSLDRHMRLHMGITPFVCRMCGKKYTRKDQLEYHIRKHTGNKPFHCHVCGKSFPFQAILNQHFRKNHPGCMPLEGPHSISPETTVTSRGHTGEESPLREEAGMAGETAQGSVSTTGPD; encoded by the exons ATGGACAAAAGTGGAAACATTCAGTTGGAAATTCCTGACTTCAGCAATTCTGTTCTGAGCCACCTGAACCAGCTGCGTATGCAGGGCAGGCTGTGTgacattgtagtcaatgttcagGGCCAAGCTTTCAGGGCGCACAAAGTTGTACTCGCTGCTAGCTCACCTTACTTTCGGGACCACATGTCGCTCAATGAGATGAGCACGGTCTCCATATCTGTCATCAAAAATCCCACTGTATTTGAGCACCTTCTTTCTTTTTGCTACACTGGGCGAATATGCCTCCAGCTAGCAGATATTATAAGCTACTTGACCGCAGCCAGTTTCCTGCAGATGCAACATATTATAGACAAATGTACGCAGATCTTGGAGGgcattcattttaaaattaatgtctCTGAGGTCGAAGCAGAATTGAGCCAAACAAGGGCAAAGCATCAAGAAAGACCTCCGGATTCCCATCGTGCATCTCCATCTTTGAATCACTCTCTGAGTCCACACCATAGCACTCCAAAAGGAAGCCGTATGGGACAGGTCAGCACGGTGTTGGACATTCGGGAACTTAGTCCTCCTGGGGAGTCTACAAGCCCTCAAATAATTGAACAGAGCTCAGATGCAGAGAGCAGGGAGCCCATACTGAGGATTAACAGGGCAGGACAGTGGTATGTGGAGACAGGAGTGGCAGACCATGgggggcagggtgatgatgacgTCAAGGTCCTTGGAGCAGTACGAATCAAAACTGAGAATCTGGAGGAGTGGCTTGGGACAGAAAACCAGCCTTCTGGAGAAGATGGAAGCAGTGCAGAGGAGGTTACTGCCATGGTGATTGATACAACAGGACATGGATCTATGGGGCAAGAAAGTTATACCTTGGGTTCATCAGGAGCAAAAGTGGCTAGACCAACCAGCACTGAGATTGACAG ATTTAGTCCGTCTGGTAGTGTGGTCACTGTAAATGAGCGATACAGGTCAAAAAGTGAATCTCCATGGCGGGTTGATGAACCTAAGCAACACAGTTCTCAG GTGGAAGACTCTGCAATCGTCGGAGTGAGTGGCTATGTTGAATATCTCCGTGAACAGGAAGTATCTGAGCGGTGGTTTCGTTACAACCCTCGTCTTACCTGCATTTATTGTGCTAAATCCTTCAACCAGAAGGGCAGCTTGGACCGGCACATGCGTCTCCACATGGGCATCACACCTTTTGTTTGCCGTATGTGTGGGAAAAAGTACACCCGAAAGGATCAGCTGGAATACCATATCCGCAAACACACAGGAAACAAGCCCTTTCACTGCCATGTCTGTGGGAAGAGCTTCCCCTTCCAGGCCATCCTCAACCAGCACTTTCGTAAGAACCACCCTGGGTGCATGCCCCTGGAAGGGCCCCACAGCATCTCCCCAGAGACCACGGTCACGTCGAGAGGGCATACTGGGGAGGAATCCCCTCTTCGGGAAGAAGCCGGCATGGCTGGGGAGACGGCTCAGGGGTCTGTGTCCACCACTGGGCCAGATTGA